GATGACctaactaggtaggtatatcatTTTAGAACCTAATATTTAGACAAGACCAGACAAGACCTAGTTAGTGCGTTTAAAATATAAGCCCTAAAGATAGCACTAACCTCATAGTTGGAAGTGATTTTGAGTTCGTGGAACACGGGAAGATATACTTGAGTCATCACGAAGGACATCAGGAAGATCCCGCCCATGATAAAAGCGTACTGCGTTCCATACATATACACCTCGGTCGGCGAGCCCAGGAGCGTTATACCTGATACAAAACTGAAAATACCTATACttaattaaatcatttatttaaaataacaactgAACtatttgtgttgtgttgtgtgaaGTAAAAAGCAAACGGgttttatcttttgtttaatcggtagttttttttattttgtcaaaCTCTAAACAAATGAGTATTTTCTCTGATCAATCCTGGTAGAATTCCACCCAAAACCTAACAGGTTATGGGCCTAATACCACGCGTACCTTGGTACGCGAATAATTAGTACGTAAATAGTTTCCGGCAAAAAGTGTTAAATCAATTCGAAAATGTCGACGATTTGGTGGCGACGACCTCGTCTTCTGCATCGAGATCCGGGATCGCAGCAACTTTGAAAAGCTCAGGGGAATAGCAAACTATGGCAACTGGAAGTTTTTGATGAGTATGTACCTGATTCACGAAAACCTGTGGGATTGCGTACAGGAAGCGTCCCCCGGCGTTCCCAAGGTCAGCGATGAGCGTCTTGCAAAAAAGGGTCCAAATTCGACCAAAAATCGAATCGTTTGACATTAGTTCGAATTTCCGCACAAAATTACGAATTAAATCGATCCAGCGATTTGATTACACCTAGCTAGGCATTATGAGGTACCTACTCACCTAGCCACCAAGGACATAGCAACGGGAACAACCTTCATATTCCTTCCGCCCAGCAGATAATCGCTCTGCGTCGTCTGCTTCTTCATGAAACCCCAATAAATACCAACTAGAGCACTTATTGCCAGCATGAACACAAACACTACGTAATCCACCCACGAGAATCTTTGCATTTGATGCACCATCTCATTTATATCTCCATGGAGGTGCCCCATTTTTGGTTCGTATGAAACTCCGTTGGTGGTAAAAACTATTCTCTAAGAGGGAAACCCGCGCGTCTTTCGATAGGGGTATTAACAGCTCCTAATAATCCCTTTACCACTAATGTTTTTTCcatgtaaaaaatattgtttccCGATATCATGTCCTAGTCCACAAGGCGCCCTGAGCTCGAATGGCACAAACCAGCAATCTGGCAATCAAACAATTACGATAACTCGCAATTTAAAAGAGGATGTTGCGAGATCCCCCCACGGGCAAATCGGGAACTGACTAATACTTGAAAACAAGTGAGTAACAGTGACCACCGAATCCTGCAACCTTGCCTGTTAATGAAGACCTTGGCTTGATCAGGCGTTTGTGAAGAACCTGTGGTCCCTGGGTAATTACGTCGACTACGTCCTTCATTGCCGCTGGTATCGCTACTTACTACATAAGTAGATAGGTACAATGATTGTAGTGTTGCTTAGTCTTATTAAAGTGCTAAAAACAACGCGGGGGCTCAATTAGAAAATTAAAGTCTATTCTGTACACATAAAGTCAGGCCAGTCGAAGTCGTCGAAGTTTCTTTTGGAGCgattattttcgaaaatatttattttatcaaactCTTGTAGACCgatattcgttttgaaagacctatgtAACGTACACCCCACACCAAGCCGCGGACGGACCGACAGACGGACATTGACACCtatagttgactacggaaccctaaaaaaaggtGGTGCAACATTTGTATCCTTTTCGTTTTACTATTTTTGattgcattttttttcgcgaGGTTCGCTTGGTGTGTTTCGGGTTGTCCGTTTTGTTCTTAATTTCATCTTTTattaatttcaaatatttttattactttcgtTGTTAATCATTGAAATATCAGCTAAAGGTGCCAATTGAAACTGAACATCCATTTTCATAATTCTGTAATAAATATACATGTAGTACAAACCGAACATAACTATATTGTGACatgtataattaaataatatatcgtAACCTGTTCATGAACAGCATAATTTCGTTACAGTCATGTTCCGTTCGTATCCGaaaactcgtgaacattttataAAGTATCAAACAAACGTTTTGGACCATGTCATGTCAGTAGTGTCACAAGTGTCAACTGTCAGTGTCAGTAAACTGTCATATTCACATGTACTGGATTTATGTTGTCTTTACAAACGTAAATTCAGTAATTTAGTTGCCTTGTTTTGTGCTATGCTACAGTGCTATCTATTCCATTAGAACATGGCTAACCTATTATTAAGTCCATCGgaaaaagtatttattcttCACGGCGTACAAGTAAGTATTATTCCTAACAATCCTAACCTAGTCAAAACATTAATCAAAAgttgtttaaattaaataaataacacatgTATTTTATGCTATTTACCTATTGAATGCTCTGATGGGTAGATTATGTGTTCTGGTAAACATTGTAACATCTTTACTATTGTAAATGTACCATAAGCTTGCAATAAAgacatttttgattttgatgtgTTGAATGCTTAGAAACTGTATTCTCTACGCTTGCATGCTTTGCCCAATGGGTACACTTTAGTTATTATGTATATGAAGTAAAGCGAGATTTTATTTTACATCTATTGTTCTCTCACTCatttgtcaagcggaccccaggccacaaccgtggcaaaatgccgggataacgcgaggaaggagAAGTTCTCTCACTCATTTTAGTTTTTGTCTCTTAGTGtaaaatttagtattaattttagtttttaatttgtttaagtaCTAACAATGCTATGGACCTATAAGTTGTCTGAAAATAagcacattttatatttattatttattgcagGATGATTACCGTTCAGATGGGCGATCAAACATAGATTACAGGCCCATGGAGTTAGAAACTGATGTAGTCAGCCATGCTAGTGGATCGGCCAGGCTTCGTTTAGCCAATACGGATATACTTGTTGGTGTAAAAACTGAAATTGATGTACCAAAACCTGACAAACCAGACTTAGGAAAGATAGAGTTCTTTGTTGATTGGTGAGTTGTGTGCAAATATATATCTACCACAATGGAAACAGGCGTCAGCTGAGTATGATTCAGCAATAAGCCTTAAAACTGTATGGCATTTGTTgccattcttttatttttttctattatatAATTTGTTTGGACAAATACTGATAAATACCCATTTATCAGTTTGTAACTTATAGTATGTCAATTGAATGTTCTGTTGGTGATCCTAATAAACAAATACATGAATAAACACCTATTCCAGTTTCTGTCTTTCTGAAATCATACCcatttaggggtcatccattaattacatcacacgtttagggggagggagggggtcaagaaaatgtgacatgttgtgacaaggggaggggggagtcataaactttgtgatgtcactttaacttcgtcagtaaccgaaaatttatttaaattattttattcactatacagttaaataacaagttgaaacgataatcgtttttattcgattaatttaatttcttaatcagttttgggttataaaattactaatatttcttttgtcaaaaatattttgataaaataattaaataaatatttgccgatttcgttgaacaaatgtgacgtcacaccagggggggaggggtttgccaaatgtgaccaagtgtgacaaggaaggggggaggggtaaaaaaaccctagaaattcgtgtgacgtaattaatggatgacccctttagCCTGGGAATATTTTACTTTAGGTATGCAAAACAATAGATTTTAGTGAATTACTTAAAATACAAAGTACTCTACTGCTAAAAACCAGGTTCAAAGTAGGAACCCATTTACTTAATTCATAGTTGAATAAGGTTAGATGGGGTAAGAGAAACATCGCGGCAAGATGAACACTTGTTGGGAATCATCATTCATCAATTTCATCATACCGTTTCTCTTGCTTCAGGCAAaggaaaaaaaatgttgttaccCCACATTACCCCACATGTCCACTAGCAAGCTAAGAAATTAATAGTGTATTAAAATATCcatttaaatcatatttttatatttttaattctaGCTCTGCAAATGCAACCCCAGAATTTGAAGGTCGGGGAGGAGAACAGCTTGCTAACAGCATAGCAAACCTCATGCAGCGAGCCTATCACTCCTCACAAGCATTTGATCTCAAGCAACTGTCCATCTTAGAGGGAAAGCAGTGTTGGAAGTTGTACATTGATGTTTTGGTAAGAGCTTGATTAAAGTTATGTTTTCAATAATATGCACTTTTAAACTCAGGGTCTATACAGTTTGATTCAGCATAAAGCTTTTAGATCTTTCTTGTTTCTACTTTTCATAATGTCACTGAACAATCTGTTTTGGCATTTCACTGTGCATCTGCATTACCAAGTATTACAAAACAGTCGGTACTTTTTAGTCTATGCACATAGTAAGCAAGCATTGTACACATTCCACACAATTGTCGAGAAATTATGCCTAATATCATTATATGAAGGTGCCTTCAGGTCtgattaaccttttcgacgccatgtcaaacacaaaagctgtcactcggacgccacgtcaccgaagtgtcaaaactgaaattcaactTTATGCATATTGCACGTAGGTctgtgttgctctgtggtctgtgacggattaatcggtctttggcgttggacctacggtgcggatatatcggtcattggcgtccaaaaggttaatgtgAAGCTAATGCGTTATTCACCAATCATTTGCAAAAAACCGCATACACCTGTGCAGTGCATAAGAGGTTTGCAAATGACACTCATTTGCCAGCTTTGGGGACACCTGAAAAACCATATGGCATTAACACAGCTCTTTACATTTGCAATTCCAGATTCTTGAAAGCGGTGGTAACCTGTGTGATGCAGTCTCCCTAGCCGTCAAAGCGGCGTTGTTCAATACCAGGATTCCCCTCGTAAAGGCAGCATTGATGGACGGAGGAAATGTTGACTTGCAGCTGTCTGACGATCCCTATGATAGCAAACTGTTAGATGTTGGAAGTGCACCACTCTtggttaatatttttattatcttttaatctATATTTAAGGCCTgatttctctttttttttaaaggtcaTATGACAGCCACTTTTATGAAAACTGGTTACTGCACCAATCCTTGGGATTAGGttgcaaaaggaaaaaaaaacccTTGATTATGACGAGCAGGGTTAACTAAACCCAACCTAACTTTGGGTTTAAAATTAACATATCATAAAatttgaaatgttttaaaacccaatagccgggtccacacagagcaagcatacgcgcgaggcaatttcctcgcgcacaaacGGCCAGTGTAAACGTGCCTcgcgcgcgccgcctcggcCGAGCTAATCGggttttttatcaataaattatcTTGTCTATACTCACAAGGCGTTGTTTGAATAGGTGCCAACAAATGCCTGACACAGTAATCCGCCTAGCTCCTCACACCACTTCGCAAGCTAGCTTTCGCAAAGCCAACTTAAAACATGTTATTATTACAATTCACAGGTAACATTATGCAAAATCGGGGACAAGTGCGTTGTAGACCCATCAGCCGAAGAAGAAAGCTGCAGCGTCATCTCTCTCGTAGTTGGAGTTTCGGGAAACCCCCGACACTACAGCACGGAAGCCCTGGAGGCTCCCGAAGGCGGCAAGTGCACCACTATAGCCATGAACGGCCCGGGCAGCGTGGCGCCGAAGACGCTCAAGGATGCCATCAACCAAGGAATGTAAGTGCTGTCTGCTAACCATGAGGATTGATTATACCAGAGAGACCCTAAAAGCACCTGAAGTACATTTTGAACTATGATAGCCATATGAAAAGGAGTCTGGCACCTAAAAGACGTCAGGATGCTATGCTATTATCCAGAAACgtaatttaaccttttcgacgccatgtcaaacacaaaagctgccactcggacgccacgtcaccgaagtgtcaaaactgaaattgaactttatgcatatgcacgtaggtctatgttgctctgtggtctgtgaccgattaatccgtctttggcgttggacctgcggtgcggatatatcggtcattggcgtccaaaaggttaatgaaTCCTATAGAGTTCATAGAATTGTATTCAGGTCGTCAATTAACCCGTATATgcatgataaaaaaaaagtaataaatgtCATTTTGGATACCTGCATATTGAGCCACGGGCCATCAAAATATACGATGTTGATCTACATCATCAtccatttaagggttaaacaaGGTTATTAGAAACcttattttgttaaaaaataattaccaaaaaTAAAGATTAGAGAAATAGAACAGCTAATGTTTTTCGACCATTCATTGCTGCCAGTCTAAATTAGCCGAATTTTATGAATTTCGTTCTCTTTTCAGAATTGCTGCCAAATCTCTAGATGAAGCTTTAGGAGACGCACTTCTACGAGAACGAAAGGAAACTGTCGGTCTAAAAAAGCATTCCTATGGATTTCTCAAATAAAATCTTAAGTATACTAGGTTTTTTAAAAAAACTACATATGTTTTCCCATACGCctttatttaattaagtatacaTTCAGATACATTTTCGTAATCTATAATTAACATTAACCCTTAACAATAGCATCACACTTTAGATATCACATCCATTCCTGTCTAGTGTAGGCCAAGCCAGTCTTTTCTTCCCTCACATTCAAATCTATTTCATTAACAGCAAGTAATATTATAGTATCTATAGTGCGTAGTTGCTATACCATTCAATACACCAAGTGATGACATATTTTAGATATTTCCAGAACTATGAATATCAAAGAGAAGATGACTGAATTGAGGGAAtatcaaaacaataaattcaataTGTATAATCATATTTTAACAGTAAAGAAATATAAAGAGTACCTAACTTCTCTTACAAATCAAAAGTAATCAAATAAAAAGAATAATTCTAATAAATGTGTAATCGTTGAGTAAACTTAGGCAAGTAGACAACCTACATTATAATAAATGTCTATGATTATTTTATAACATTCATTATGGAATAGTAATTGCACAACATTCAGTTGAATAATTGCATGAATACACGCCAAGTATAATctataattaaaaatagttttaaactaatttcaaacatcaaaaTTCATGTGGAGTTAGTAATTCCCAATGTAATAATGCTCTTAGAATATATCCACATGAAATGCTAATATCTCGTTATAATGACGATACATATAAAGTTATGGATAATATgtactttatttaaaataatgcgGGATTATTCTTAAAAGATGGCGTTATTGTCGCGCCACTAACTTCCTTCAGGCACTTCCTGGTTACTTAGAGCGGGGCCTCACTGGCGATTTGCGAGCGAGTTGAAAGCGACGTGAGCAAGCAGCGAAGTCGCCGCGAGCGCACAACGAGTTCGGTGCGAGCGTGCAACGACTTCGCTCCCATTCCAGTATGACAGTACGCAGCGAAATCGTTGCGCACACGCGGCGAGATGTTTGCGCGCGCTCGTCTCGCTTTTATGGAATAGATTATTCAAATACCTACTCATTTTCATGTTATCAATGTAACGCTGTACTCTTTTCAGAGAGGTCTTTATGATGGTGGTGCGTAGTCGCTGCTGTAATTGTTTGTGCTAGTCACTCTTACGATGTTTCCATTGGTGACAAATGATGTATAACAAAACAAGAAGTGCCCAGTTCGCCGCTTTACTTCTGCTTAGGGTTGACAGGGGTGAGCAGGTCGAGTACGGCGGCGATGTTGCCATCCTTGCTCTCGAGCAGCTGGGTGAGCCAGCCGCCGTCGTTGGTGAAGCCCATGGACAGCATCTGCTGGATGGATGCCTCGATGTGCGGAGCTGGGGAATGAAGAAACCATATTGAGCAAAAAAGGAATATTTATTTGAGTCTACAATCCACACTAAACTATGGGTAGAATGGGTCTGCATCTGTATGCGATAGAAGGTTAACAATAATGTCATTAATAATTATTCTACTCATGAGTGGCAGGgaccagtgttgggcattcaagaataaaatcattatttgaataagaattcgtaggaataaaatcatctcgattttattcccgtcaaaaatattcaaataattttagtcgggaataattcgtatgagaaaaaattgaatgagaataacttattcttaatcaaataaatataatcatgatttttaatcgaaataatattccacgaataaaaatgtagtccgggtaccgtataggtactaattacgtatagttaggtagatgtaatagtagttagtctcttgtctaatttatacctattttatggaataaaatcttacaaattgactgtcgcataacgcatagtttcagtaaccgtattatttttaatttactaaccaaatcattaggttcaatttagctggtctaagcgctttgtctctatcactcttacatattagtgcgatagagagacggaggtagcgttccgttgacgtagcgcaaacgattcgcatattggctacgaacccaaggtgcctagccaagatgccaatttttgtttttattttaataaccgaatcattaggtaaatttagctgttctgggggcctagccaacatgccaatcgcttgcgctccaacaacgaagcgctttctgtctatatcactctttcatattagtgcgatagagagacagaaatagcgtttcgttgtcgtagcgcaaacgtttggcgtgttggctacgctcccaatgtgcctagccaagacgccaatttttgtttttatttttataaccaaatcattaggtaaatttagctgttctgggggcctagccaacatgcccatcgcttgcgctccaacaacgaagcgctttctgtctctatcactctttcatattagtgcgatagagagacagaaatagcgtttcgttgtcgtagcgcaaacgtttggcgtgttggctacgctcccaatgtgcctagccaagatgctaatttttgtttttattttggaGCGTAAtatccaacatgccaaacgtttgcgctacggcaacgaaacgctattatctttgtctctctatcgcactaaggggcaattcataaattacgtcatttcaaattaggggggggaggggggttctggacatcggatgatggtagcatgacgtaggaggaaacggggtcattcgaagcataagatttttggatgattttaggggggtcgtcgtcgaaaatcgtcaaaaatcgatgacgtaatttatggacagcccctaatatgtaagagtgatagagacagaatttgcttcgttgttgaagcgcaagcgattggcatattggctaggccccctgaacagctaaattgtacccaaagatttggttatcaaattaaaatatgccaatcgtttgcgctacgagaacgaaacggtaaCTCTGTCTCTccatcgcactaatatgtaagagtgatagagacagaaagtcctgcgttgtcggagcacaagcgattggcatcttggctaggcccccagaacagctaaatttactcaatgatttggttattaaattaaaaacaaaaattgtcatctaggctaggcaccttgggtgcgtagccaatatgccaatcgtttgcgctacgacaacgaaacgctatctctgtctctctatcgcactaatatgtaagagtgatagagacagaaagcgctaaaaacagctaaattgtcctaattatttggttattaaatttaaaacaaaaattggcatcttggctaggcacattgggagcgtagccaacatgccaaacgttcgcgctacgacaacgaaacgctatctttgtctctctatcgcactaatatgtaagagtgatagagaaagaaagcgctaaaaacagctaaattgtcctaatgatttgattattaaattaaaaacaaaaattggcatcttggctaggcacattgggagcgtagccaacatgccaaacgttcgcgctacgacaccgaaacgctatctttgtctctctatcgcactaatatgtaagagtgatagagaaagaaagcgcttcgttgttggagcccaagcgattggcatattggctaggcccccagaacagcttaatttacctaatgatttggttataagaataaaaacaaaaattggcatcttggctaggcacattgggagcgtagccaacacgccaaacgtttgcgctacgacaacgaaacgctatctttgtctctctatcgcactaatatgtaagagtgatagagacaaagcgcttcgttgttggagcgcaagcgattggcatgttggctagacccccagaacagctaaatttacctaatgattcggttattaaaataaaaacaaaaattggcatcttggctaggcacattgggagcgtagccaacatgcgaaacgtttgcgctacgacaacgaaacgctatctgtctctctatcgcactaatatgtaagagtgatagagagagactatgcgcaactctacggagggtcaacgtttggtatgttggctaagcaccctgatcggatgatagaactagatagtgtatagcggaactcttcaatgtgtactatacctaaactatagtaacaaatatcaaatcaattcgacttttaaatagaagggtgaaaatcaacttacaaaatataaccgattgtactacaaaaattaacttaattctaaataacattttaattgaataaaaccttagttagaataggcccacttctagaataattattctgttttttattccgcatttaaaataaaagtcacatgatttattcaccttaattttattctaaaataactagtgcaagaataattctaattcaaatcgatttgaataagaataaaatttctgtttttattcttattcttattcaagttaatttttgcccaactctggcaGGGACTATGGTCCGTCGAAGTCGCAGACTAGCCAACGCGTTTAAAGCGGTGgcgtgtacagtcacctgcagtaATATGTTACACAGCGAAAGCAGCAAAATATATGATTCGATCTTATTGCACTACGaataaaatcgtgtcagatatttatgagGCCGCTTTGT
This genomic interval from Cydia splendana chromosome 4, ilCydSple1.2, whole genome shotgun sequence contains the following:
- the LOC134790074 gene encoding exosome complex component RRP42 — its product is MANLLLSPSEKVFILHGVQDDYRSDGRSNIDYRPMELETDVVSHASGSARLRLANTDILVGVKTEIDVPKPDKPDLGKIEFFVDCSANATPEFEGRGGEQLANSIANLMQRAYHSSQAFDLKQLSILEGKQCWKLYIDVLILESGGNLCDAVSLAVKAALFNTRIPLVKAALMDGGNVDLQLSDDPYDSKLLDVGSAPLLVTLCKIGDKCVVDPSAEEESCSVISLVVGVSGNPRHYSTEALEAPEGGKCTTIAMNGPGSVAPKTLKDAINQGIIAAKSLDEALGDALLRERKETVGLKKHSYGFLK